A window from Mangifera indica cultivar Alphonso chromosome 2, CATAS_Mindica_2.1, whole genome shotgun sequence encodes these proteins:
- the LOC123208446 gene encoding coniferyl alcohol acyltransferase-like translates to MVAGGEFKVTVSKTEVMKAALPLQEHRLPLSNLDLLLPPVDVSVFFCYHKPSLQSMTFASMVAILKNTLAQTLVSYYALAGVVVFNPVGEPELLCNNRGVDFVEAFANVELSELNLYNPDESIQGKLVPNKKNGVLSIQATELNCSGVVVACTFDHRIADAYSINMFLVSWAELAQSKPISLPPSFRRSVLNPRRPGCTDPALDDMYVPLSPPPSPKEPVEAAHDDHLISRIYYVKKDQLDELQSLASANGCRRTKLESFSAYLWKMVAQCGATDNEKTSKMGIVVDGRNRLSQGDSEKSRLMGAYFGNVLSIPFGGQKIIELEEKPLSCVANQVHAFLENAVTKDHFLALIDWVEAHRPHPGLAKIYINGTDDGPAFVVSSGQRFPVSKVDFGWAKPAFGSYHFPWGGDAGYVMPMPSPSGNGDWVVYLHLSKKQLQVIERKASTVFRPLTAGYLNLMK, encoded by the exons atggtTGCAGGAGGAGAGTTCAAGGTGACTGTAAGCAAGACAGAGGTGATGAAGGCAGCGCTACCATTGCAAGAGCATCGGCTGCCACTCTCCAACCTCGACTTGCTTCTGCCACCGGTTGATGTTAGTGTCTTCTTTTGCTACCATAAACCATCACTTCAAAGCATGACTTTTGCCTCCATGGTTGCAATTCTAAAGAACACCCTAGCTCAAACACTGGTGTCATACTACGCCCTCGCCGGTGTGGTCGTATTCAACCCTGTTGGTGAGCCTGAGCTCCTTTGTAACAACCGTGGAGTGGACTTTGTTGAAGCGTTTGCTAATGTTGAGTTGAGTGAACTCAACTTATATAACCCAGATGAAAGTATCCAAGGCAAGCTTGTGCCTAACAAGAAGAATGGAGTGCTCTCTATTCAG GCAACTGAGCTGAATTGCAGTGGTGTTGTGGTGGCTTGCACCTTCGACCATCGAATAGCAGACGCATACTCCATCAATATGTTTCTAGTTTCATGGGCTGAATTAGCTCAGTCTAAACCAATATCTTTGCCACCGTCTTTTCGCCGATCTGTACTGAACCCTAGACGGCCAGGATGCACTGACCCTGCTTTAGATGACATGTACGTGCCACTCTCACCACCTCCATCTCCTAAAGAACCAGTTGAAGCTGCTCATGATGATCATCTCATAAGTAGAATATATTATGTGAAAAAAGACCAACTCGACGAGCTTCAATCACTCGCCAGCGCCAATGGTTGCAGGAGGACAAAACTCGAGTCTTTTAGTGCATATTTATGGAAAATGGTAGCCCAGTGTGGCGCTACGGACAATGAAAAGACGTCAAAAATGGGGATTGTTGTTGATGGAAGAAATAGGTTAAGCCAAGGAGATAGTGAAAAATCAAGACTAATGGGTGCATATTTTGGAAATGTATTATCAATCCCTTTTGGGGgacaaaaaattattgaactGGAGGAAAAGCCTTTATCTTGCGTGGCAAATCAAGTTCATGCCTTCTTGGAAAACGCAGTGACAAAAGATCATTTCTTGGCACTGATTGATTGGGTTGAGGCTCATAGACCCCATCCAGGTTTAGCTAAGATATACATCAATGGAACCGACGATGGACCGGCCTTTGTGGTGTCATCAGGGCAGAGATTTCCAGTTTCAAAGGTGGATTTTGGGTGGGCCAAACCAGCATTCGGGTCATATCATTTCCCATGGGGTGGCGACGCTGGTTATGTTATGCCGATGCCGAGTCCATCGGGGAACGGTGACTGGGTGGTGTATTTACACCTATCGAAGAAGCAATTACAGGTGATTGAGAGGAAAGCATCTACTGTGTTTAGGCCTCTGACCGCTGGTTATCTTAACTTAATGAAATGA
- the LOC123208447 gene encoding uncharacterized protein LOC123208447 isoform X1 produces MLLHASAPILFNRISRNLACVCVSNNSGKHLATTATGLLAAAVVITSGATEEAETLSNIPQELSGECAGAKDCTKPRIQRPKSRKAESCTIKCVTTCIRGGEGSPGEGPFNVRRPLVVFKEGFRSRRYCLVECSDICNLIGDGDDGP; encoded by the exons ATGCTACTTCACGCTTCAGCTCCGATTCTTTTTAACAGAATCTCAAGGAATCTTGCATGTGTCTGTGTCAGCAACAATAGTGGAAAACATCTTGCAACTACAGCTACAGGCTTGTTAGCAGCTGCTGTTGTGATAACCTCAGGTGCCACTGAAGAAGCGGAAACGCTGTCCAATATACCCCAGGAACTATCCGGCGAGTGCGCGGGGGCGAAGGATTGCACAAAGCCTAGAATCCAACGACCCAAATCGAGGAAAGCCGAGTCCTGCACTATTAAATGTGTCACCACTTGCATCAGGGGAGGTGAAGGTTCTCCTGGTGAAGGCCCTTTTAATGTCAGAAG ACCTTTGGTTGTTTTCAAGGAAGGGTTTCGAAGCCGTCGATATTG TTTGGTGGAATGTTCAGATATATGTAATTTGATTGGAGATGGAGATGATGGTCCTTGA
- the LOC123208447 gene encoding uncharacterized protein LOC123208447 isoform X2, with product MLLHASAPILFNRISRNLACVCVSNNSGKHLATTATGLLAAAVVITSGATEEAETLSNIPQELSGECAGAKDCTKPRIQRPKSRKAESCTIKCVTTCIRGGEGSPGEGPFNVRSLVECSDICNLIGDGDDGP from the exons ATGCTACTTCACGCTTCAGCTCCGATTCTTTTTAACAGAATCTCAAGGAATCTTGCATGTGTCTGTGTCAGCAACAATAGTGGAAAACATCTTGCAACTACAGCTACAGGCTTGTTAGCAGCTGCTGTTGTGATAACCTCAGGTGCCACTGAAGAAGCGGAAACGCTGTCCAATATACCCCAGGAACTATCCGGCGAGTGCGCGGGGGCGAAGGATTGCACAAAGCCTAGAATCCAACGACCCAAATCGAGGAAAGCCGAGTCCTGCACTATTAAATGTGTCACCACTTGCATCAGGGGAGGTGAAGGTTCTCCTGGTGAAGGCCCTTTTAATGTCAGAAG TTTGGTGGAATGTTCAGATATATGTAATTTGATTGGAGATGGAGATGATGGTCCTTGA